The Flavobacterium galactosidilyticum nucleotide sequence TCTCAATCTCAGGAAATGTTAATCCATAAATTTCTTCAACAGCAGTACTAGCATAAGGAAAACATAATGAACCATCAGCGTTTTGACGCATCGAATAAATCAAACCTGGCGAAGTTGCCGCAATTTTAGCAAATTTATCTTTCCATGGGCTGTTTTTGCTTCAGTTACATCTTTTAAATTTGCGATTATGCCTCCCACACTCTTGTCTAAAATTCTATTATTTAGAATTCCTTGAAGCCAGATATAATGTCCTTTTTTATGTTTTACCTGAAAAACTACATCTATCGGAATACCAGGATTATCTGCTGACTGCTGAATCTTTGTTTTTACATAATCTAAAAAATCAGGATGGTAATAAGTACTACTAGAGATTCTTTTAAACTCTTTGTCAGAATATCCCGTAATTCGTGACGAAGAGGCGCTTCTAAAAAGAGTCTTTAGGTCTTTATCTATTATCGTGATAATACCTTCATTATATTCTACTAACTTCCTGAAGCGTTTTTCGCTCTCCACGATCAGCTCTTCTGCATTTTTCTTTGCTGTTATGTCTTTAACAAATCCGAGGAACCTATTTTCTGATAGTTTTATTACATCAAGAAAACACCACAAAACTTCAGCAGTTTTGCGAATAATTTTCATTTCTCCCTTTAAAACACCGGTTGTCTCAAGATCTTGTACCATACTAGTCAATTCATCGTCTTCCTCTTTTGGAGATAAATCTCCAAATTTCATTTGCAAAAGCTCCTCTTTAGAATATCCAGTCAATTGTACTGCAGCGTAATTAACCTCTAGATAATTTCTACTCCCGTCAAAAACAAAAATGCCATCAGGAGCATTCTCTACATAATTTTTAAACTTAGAATTCCTTTCTTGTGTAATGAGCTTTAGCCGATACTCAACTACTGCAGCTTCCTGAGCTTTTATTGCTTGCTCAGTAATTACTTTCTCAGTAATATCTTGCGTGTTACCTCTTATTGCAGAAACTAATCCGTTATCATCAATAATAGGTATCACAATAGCATTTAGCCATTTTTTTATATTATTTGATAGAATGATTTCTTGTTCAACTTCAAATTGCTTTCTATCTTTAATAGCTTGTTCGATTTTTTTTAAAAAGAAGGAAGCATCTTCTTTTGAGAAAAGATTTAAAAACTCGTGATACAAATTTTGTTCTTGCTTGACTTCAATATTATAGAGTTGGTAGAGTTGATTTGACCAAATCATTTCTTTAGTAACCAAATTTAATTCCCAACTGCCAATTTTAGCAATTTTTTGGGCTTCATTTAGTAATCGTTCATTAGCAATTAAACGCTCATTATTCCTTCTTTCTTCAGTAATATCTCTACCAATAGCATATAAAAAATCTCCTACTGGAGATAATGTCATAGTCCATTCTACGGTTACAATTTCTTTATTTTTTTTAACATATCGATTTTCAAAATTCATTGAAGATTTCGATTCTGATAACAGTTGTGCTTCTATAGCGGTTTTTTCAACATCTTCAGGATGTAGAAATGATCGGATCGGATTTGCTAATAATTCCTCCTTAGTATAACCCAAAATCTTTATGAAGGCGGGGTTAATCTCTTTAAAAAAACCATCTAAATCTACTACACATACTAGATCTTGAGATCCATTTTGGTAGAAGTCAAAGTAGCTGCGGAATTGCCCTTCCTTTACAAGTCGGTTTATTTCAGATTCTTGCTCATCAATTTTACGCAGTAGAGAGTCGTTAGAAAGTTTCTCGTTGTTCATACCTATCCATTTCTTGTAGAGGATAAAAGTAATAAATTATCAATAAAAAGTTTTAATCGCTCTAAAAGTAAAATATAACAAAGTTAATTCTTATCGAAATTCGATTTTCAAAGTCAATTAAGGCACCTAATAAGAAGTAAAAAAGCGCATTAAACGAATGAAAACAACACTTAAAAGCAACTTTAAGAAGGATTTAAGCGGCATTTAAACACTTTAGAATAACTGTTTAACCTCTTTTATGCACAAGTGAATAAAAGCAATGTTTTTAGTAATTAGTTAGCCTTATCAATGTATGATAACAACATCAGCAAAACCCTAAATTGTATGTTTTAATGATTGAAAATAGTAGAATTAATAGGTAAAGCAGCCCGAAACGTATTAAAAAAAGGCTTAAATTAGCTAAGCATTTGACATTCTTCAAGTGAAAGTCTTTAGCCTGGTGATGTCTGTTCTTGGATACCAATTTGATGTAGTCAATACCGGTCTACCACCTAAAAAATAAAATAATGAACAGAAAAATAATAATAACAGCCCTACTTTTTATTGTAACTATGGTAAACTCTCAAGAAAAAATAACAACAGAACCTATTCTTACTGGAGAATCTGCTAGGAAAATTGTACAGCGCGCATTTGAACAGGCAGAAAAAGACAGATTATTCGTAACTATCACTGTAGTTGACAAATCTGGGCAAACACTAGCGGTATTGAGACATCATAACGCTGGAGTGCATACTGTAAGGGCAAGTTATAAAAAAGCTTATACCGCTTCTTCTCAAAAAAGGGAAACTGCGGAAATTGCTAAAGGACTTAAAAACGGTAGTATTCCAGAGGATTTCAGATTTCTAGATGAGAATATTTTAGCGATGGATGGAGGAATCCCAATTTATATTAATGGGAAAGTAGTAGGTGGTATTGGCGTTGGAGGTGCTCATGGAGACGAAGATGTTCGCATTGCAAAAGCAGGATTATATGGATTTTAAATGTATTATTTGTAATTTTTGTAATTAAAATGGACAATCGCTTAATTATATTTCGTAAGCAATACAACTGATTATTAAGTATACAGCTGCTCTTTTATTCTTTGTTTTAAATTTGTTTAATTTTTTGTTAAAAAGATTAAACAATTAAAATAAATAGCTATCTTTGAGTATCTTAATTAATTTAAACTTAAAACACAAACTATGAAATTAGTAAAAACAATTAGTGCGTTTGCACTATTAGGAGCAATCGTTACTTCATGTGGTGAAAAGAAAACAGCTGATACTACTGATATGGCTGACACTACAACAGTAGCAATGGATACAATGGCTGTGGCTGAAACTGGAACTATTGTGGATGTTGCGGCTGGAAATGCAGATTTTTCAACGCTTGTAGCAGCAGTTAAAGCGGCTGGCTTAGTTGAAACATTGAGCGGAGCAGGTCCATTTACAGTATTTGCACCTAATAACGCTGCTTTTGATAAACTGCCAGCTGGAACAGTAGATAGTTTATTGAAGCCTGAGAATGTTGAAATGTTGAAATCAATTCTGACATATCATGTAGTAGCGGGAAAATTTGACGCGGCAGCTGTAATCGAAGCAATAAACGGGAACAAAGGAAAATACACTGTTACAACTGTTCAAGGAGAAAAAATTGATTTGAGTTTAAAAGATGGAAAAGTAATGTTGACTGACGCAAAAGGTGGTATGTCAGCAGTTATACTTGCTGATGTAGCAGCATCTAACGGAGTGATTCATGCAATTGACACCGTTATTATGCCAAAATAACGTTTTGTTTATTTATTTTGTAAAAACCGTTGCAACATCATTGTGCAACGGTTTTTTTTTGTATCAGAATAACTGTAAAAACAGGTTAATTTATTTTTAACATGTTAATTGCGTTTTTTTCGATCTGTGACAAAAAAATGATGCTATGAACTACAAACAGTAATTAAAAGTCCCAGTTCTTTTGTACTTTTAGCACTTATTTATCTTTTGAAAACTTAATAAAAAATAATGAATTACCAATTTAGAAAAGCAGAATTAACTGAACTCGAACAAATATGGACGATTTTGCAGCAAGCGATTCAACGCCGAAAAGAAGATGGCAGCGATCAATGGCAAGATGGTTACCCTAATCCAGAAGTAATACAAAAAGACATTGAAAAAGGCTCAGGATTTGTTTTGCTGGAAAACGAAAAAGTAACAGGTTACACTGCACTCTTAATTAGTGACGAACCAGCATACGCTGCTATTGAAGGTAAATGGCTTACAAACGATGAATTCGTTGTACTCCATCGAGTAGCTATCGCTGAAGAGCATTTAGGTAAAGGTCTTGCTAAAATGATAATGAAACACATAGAAGCTTTTGCTATAAGCAATAACATCTACAGCATCAAAGCCGATACTAATTTTGATAATCTTGCGATGATTAAAATTTTTGAAAGTCTTGGCTATACATACTGCGGCGAAGTATATTTTAGAGGAAGCCCCAGAAAAGCGTATGAGAAAGTGTTAGAGAAATAGATTTTAAAATAAAAAACCACAAATACACAAACAAAAAATCCCATTATGACTTCTTAATTTGTGTATTTGCGGGATTTATTTTAATGCAAAATAGTTAGGAAAATGTTTCTTCTTCAGCAACAAACTCCATGTGGTCTTCTATTTCTGCTGCCACTTCTGGTTTTGAAGCTTTCAGTGCGTTGAATTTTTCTAGTTGTTCCAACTCTCCTTCTTCTCCTGAGAAATAAGGAAAAACATCCATAATAGGTGATTCTGAAATAGCAGGAATAGTATAGTCGCCCATAGTTCCTTTCATAACTCCTGTAGTATTGTCAAAAGCTTCTTTGACATCATTAGCTTGAACTAATAAATACATGCTCGTTTTGCGCTCTTTACCGCTTTCTTCGTCGTAAGCCAATAAAGATACTTTTGATTTAAACCAACGGTCCGCATTTTCAAACGGATGTATTTCGGCATAATTAGCCATTTTTATATTGGTGATTTTAAATTCTTCACTAATATATGCTGACATCTCTTCTGTAATTCTACTTTCTGCTTCTGTATAAGACAAAGCATCTACTAGATAAGGTTCAGTTGTGATTTTTTGTCCACCAGTTTCGTCTGTTTTTCTATATTTTACTTTGCATTCGTACCAAATTGTGCTCATCTCTAATTTTTTTTAAGGATGTCAAAGATAGATTTAAAAGAAAAAATAAAAGGACGATTCATAAAATAGATATTCACAATTTTGAATAATACAATCAAAAAACTTCATAATATATAAGTCAAATATGTTTCAAAAAAAACAGCCTCTCTACAAAAGAAAGACTGATTTAAGAAACTATTTTTTATAGCAATAGCTTAGTCAATTAGTGTA carries:
- a CDS encoding PAS domain-containing protein, which gives rise to MNNEKLSNDSLLRKIDEQESEINRLVKEGQFRSYFDFYQNGSQDLVCVVDLDGFFKEINPAFIKILGYTKEELLANPIRSFLHPEDVEKTAIEAQLLSESKSSMNFENRYVKKNKEIVTVEWTMTLSPVGDFLYAIGRDITEERRNNERLIANERLLNEAQKIAKIGSWELNLVTKEMIWSNQLYQLYNIEVKQEQNLYHEFLNLFSKEDASFFLKKIEQAIKDRKQFEVEQEIILSNNIKKWLNAIVIPIIDDNGLVSAIRGNTQDITEKVITEQAIKAQEAAVVEYRLKLITQERNSKFKNYVENAPDGIFVFDGSRNYLEVNYAAVQLTGYSKEELLQMKFGDLSPKEEDDELTSMVQDLETTGVLKGEMKIIRKTAEVLWCFLDVIKLSENRFLGFVKDITAKKNAEELIVESEKRFRKLVEYNEGIITIIDKDLKTLFRSASSSRITGYSDKEFKRISSSTYYHPDFLDYVKTKIQQSADNPGIPIDVVFQVKHKKGHYIWLQGILNNRILDKSVGGIIANLKDVTEAKTAHGKINLLKLRQLRQV
- a CDS encoding GlcG/HbpS family heme-binding protein; this translates as MNRKIIITALLFIVTMVNSQEKITTEPILTGESARKIVQRAFEQAEKDRLFVTITVVDKSGQTLAVLRHHNAGVHTVRASYKKAYTASSQKRETAEIAKGLKNGSIPEDFRFLDENILAMDGGIPIYINGKVVGGIGVGGAHGDEDVRIAKAGLYGF
- a CDS encoding fasciclin domain-containing protein, encoding MKLVKTISAFALLGAIVTSCGEKKTADTTDMADTTTVAMDTMAVAETGTIVDVAAGNADFSTLVAAVKAAGLVETLSGAGPFTVFAPNNAAFDKLPAGTVDSLLKPENVEMLKSILTYHVVAGKFDAAAVIEAINGNKGKYTVTTVQGEKIDLSLKDGKVMLTDAKGGMSAVILADVAASNGVIHAIDTVIMPK
- a CDS encoding GNAT family N-acetyltransferase, whose amino-acid sequence is MNYQFRKAELTELEQIWTILQQAIQRRKEDGSDQWQDGYPNPEVIQKDIEKGSGFVLLENEKVTGYTALLISDEPAYAAIEGKWLTNDEFVVLHRVAIAEEHLGKGLAKMIMKHIEAFAISNNIYSIKADTNFDNLAMIKIFESLGYTYCGEVYFRGSPRKAYEKVLEK
- a CDS encoding DUF4494 domain-containing protein, with translation MSTIWYECKVKYRKTDETGGQKITTEPYLVDALSYTEAESRITEEMSAYISEEFKITNIKMANYAEIHPFENADRWFKSKVSLLAYDEESGKERKTSMYLLVQANDVKEAFDNTTGVMKGTMGDYTIPAISESPIMDVFPYFSGEEGELEQLEKFNALKASKPEVAAEIEDHMEFVAEEETFS